One genomic region from Robbsia betulipollinis encodes:
- the ptsP gene encoding phosphoenolpyruvate--protein phosphotransferase, with protein MALLLTPDLVRLGARAADKRDAIAQAGQLLVDAGRILPGYLDSLAAREAVANTYLGSGVAIPHGMPDDRHLIRHTGIAILQLPEGVEWQPGEQVRLVFAIAAQSDEHIGLLQRLTRAIGDPRRLQAMVETTDPARLIALLEGTDEGAAVGMAGVAPDGDGLAAPAGTPVPEAEDFDERIELVLDYPSGLHARPASAWVATAKRQPAELRVRVGTAVADPTSLIGLLQLGAVAGATLVISARGERAADALAALRRTIEMLAVEEHERAAAARARQPQSTTPLWQPLDAALTIAGLGVGPGMTLGRVRVLRSHAAEIADTPGDLLDDTHRLDAALAATDADLVALARSTTQRFGAAEGEIFEAQRGLVRHAEALDEVARALLDGHGLGWAWHRAMARQAGALASAADPLLAGRAADVRDVARRVSMHIDRLGGGADAAQSAMPVTGDAPEATILLAEDLTPSDTAALDPATTLGFCTVAGGPTSHTAILARTLGVPAAVACGPRLLTVADGAFAVLDGTSGRLHLDVSAADLARARAQIAELDRARRRAQDDRALPARTQDGLTFEIGVNVTRPEQVRGALDQGADGVGLMRTEFLFLERQTAPDEDEQYATYRALVEASNGRHLIIRTLDIGGDKQVPYLNLPHETNPFLGVRGLRLCLRRPDLFIPQLRALYRAAMHGPLWIMFPMVSTLDEAHRAVALAETVRAELDAPRVPLGIMVETPSAAVLADLFAEVVDFFSIGTNDLTQYTLAIDREHPEIAAQADSLHPAVLRLIRQTVDGARRHAKWVGVCGGLAGDPLGASILAGLGVDELSMSAGDIGAVKARLRASHGDALRALADRALACADVAAVRALPLPPLTASASAPAAVQEGA; from the coding sequence ATGGCACTTTTACTGACGCCCGATCTCGTGCGCCTGGGGGCGCGCGCCGCCGACAAGCGGGACGCGATCGCGCAGGCCGGACAACTGCTGGTGGACGCCGGCCGCATCCTGCCGGGCTACCTCGACAGCCTCGCGGCGCGGGAAGCGGTCGCGAACACCTATTTGGGATCCGGCGTGGCGATCCCGCACGGCATGCCGGACGACCGGCACCTGATCCGCCATACCGGCATCGCGATACTGCAACTGCCCGAGGGCGTCGAATGGCAGCCTGGCGAGCAGGTACGGCTGGTGTTCGCGATCGCCGCGCAGTCCGACGAGCACATCGGTCTGCTGCAGCGGCTCACGCGCGCGATCGGCGACCCGCGACGGCTGCAGGCGATGGTCGAGACGACGGACCCGGCACGGCTGATCGCGCTGCTCGAAGGCACGGACGAGGGCGCGGCCGTCGGCATGGCGGGCGTCGCGCCGGACGGTGACGGGCTCGCCGCGCCGGCAGGCACGCCGGTTCCCGAGGCAGAGGATTTCGACGAACGGATCGAACTCGTGCTCGATTATCCGAGCGGCCTGCATGCCCGGCCCGCGAGCGCCTGGGTGGCCACCGCCAAGCGGCAGCCGGCCGAACTGCGCGTGCGCGTCGGCACGGCGGTCGCGGACCCTACGAGTCTGATCGGTCTGCTGCAGCTTGGCGCGGTCGCGGGCGCGACGCTCGTGATATCGGCGCGCGGCGAACGCGCCGCCGATGCGCTGGCGGCACTGCGCCGCACCATCGAGATGCTGGCCGTCGAGGAGCACGAACGGGCCGCCGCGGCGCGGGCGCGCCAGCCGCAGAGCACCACGCCGCTCTGGCAGCCGCTCGACGCCGCGTTGACGATCGCCGGCCTCGGCGTGGGGCCGGGCATGACGCTGGGCCGGGTGCGCGTGCTGCGCAGCCATGCCGCGGAGATCGCCGACACGCCGGGCGATCTGCTCGACGACACGCACCGCCTGGATGCCGCGCTGGCCGCCACCGATGCCGATCTGGTCGCGCTGGCGCGCTCGACGACGCAGCGTTTCGGCGCGGCCGAGGGCGAGATCTTCGAAGCGCAGCGCGGGCTGGTGCGGCATGCCGAGGCGCTCGACGAGGTCGCGCGCGCGCTGCTCGACGGGCATGGGCTGGGCTGGGCCTGGCACCGCGCGATGGCGCGGCAGGCCGGCGCGCTCGCGTCGGCCGCCGACCCGCTGCTCGCCGGGCGCGCCGCCGATGTCCGCGACGTCGCGCGGCGGGTATCGATGCACATTGACCGGCTGGGCGGGGGGGCCGACGCCGCGCAGAGCGCGATGCCGGTGACGGGGGACGCGCCCGAGGCCACGATCCTGCTCGCCGAGGATCTGACGCCTTCGGACACCGCGGCGCTGGACCCGGCGACCACGCTGGGTTTCTGCACGGTGGCGGGCGGTCCGACTTCGCATACGGCGATCCTCGCCCGCACGCTCGGCGTGCCGGCGGCGGTGGCCTGCGGTCCGCGCCTGCTGACGGTCGCCGACGGGGCGTTCGCGGTGCTCGACGGCACCAGCGGGCGTCTGCACCTGGACGTCTCGGCAGCCGATCTGGCACGCGCGCGCGCGCAGATCGCCGAACTGGACCGGGCGCGCCGGCGCGCGCAGGACGATCGCGCATTGCCGGCCCGTACCCAGGACGGGCTGACGTTCGAGATCGGCGTCAACGTCACCCGCCCGGAGCAGGTCCGGGGGGCGCTCGACCAGGGCGCGGACGGCGTCGGGCTGATGCGCACCGAATTCCTCTTTCTGGAGCGGCAGACCGCGCCCGACGAGGACGAGCAGTACGCGACCTATCGCGCGCTGGTCGAGGCGAGCAACGGGCGGCATCTGATCATCCGCACGCTCGACATCGGCGGCGACAAACAGGTGCCGTATCTGAATCTGCCGCACGAGACCAATCCCTTTCTGGGCGTGCGCGGCTTGCGGCTGTGCCTGCGCCGCCCGGACCTGTTCATCCCGCAACTGCGCGCGCTGTACCGCGCGGCGATGCACGGGCCGCTGTGGATCATGTTCCCGATGGTGTCGACGCTCGACGAGGCCCATCGGGCGGTCGCGCTGGCGGAAACGGTGCGCGCCGAACTCGATGCGCCGCGGGTACCGCTCGGCATCATGGTCGAGACGCCGTCGGCCGCGGTGCTGGCCGATCTGTTCGCCGAGGTCGTCGATTTCTTCTCGATCGGCACGAACGACCTGACGCAATACACGCTGGCGATCGATCGCGAACACCCGGAAATCGCCGCGCAGGCGGACAGCCTGCACCCGGCGGTCCTGCGCCTGATCCGGCAGACCGTCGACGGCGCGCGCCGCCACGCCAAGTGGGTGGGCGTCTGCGGCGGGCTGGCCGGGGATCCGCTGGGCGCGTCGATTCTCGCCGGGTTGGGCGTCGACGAACTTTCGATGAGCGCGGGGGACATCGGCGCTGTCAAGGCGCGGCTGCGCGCTTCGCATGGGGACGCCCTGCGCGCGCTCGCGGACCGCGCGCTCGCGTGTGCCGATGTCGCCGCGGTGCGGGCATTGCCGCTGCCGCCGCTGACCGCCTCCGCTTCCGCGCCGGCCGCCGTCCAGGAGGGCGCATGA
- a CDS encoding 1-phosphofructokinase family hexose kinase, translated as MNQHAAHVNVPGVAGSTAVVTVTVNPALDQTVCVNGLQTGAVNLGESLEFNAGGKGVNVASCLADYGLRTTVTGLLGRDDAQLFDALFASKRIDDRFVRVAGRPRINVKLVDLAHGQTTDINLASATPADADLLALEQAVLRLAAPGRWFVLAGSLPPGVDPGFYRRLTRTLRQAGARVALDTSGAPLTASLAPGLVPADDAASLPDLIKPNRAELEKLVGRALPDRTALEGAAAALLARGVACVVVSLGEDGAFGLQATPALNMPDATPHSTPAPTPQPATLAYAGFRASPLRVPVTSTVGAGDAFVAGLVASLIEGRAWPECGRRATAFAAGKLARVGPHLPSAAALDALAQQVHVETFVGSVQRAHGEA; from the coding sequence ATGAACCAGCACGCAGCGCATGTGAACGTCCCGGGCGTGGCCGGCAGCACCGCGGTGGTGACGGTGACCGTCAACCCCGCGCTGGATCAGACCGTCTGCGTCAACGGGCTGCAGACGGGCGCCGTCAACCTGGGCGAATCGCTCGAATTCAATGCCGGCGGCAAGGGCGTCAACGTCGCGTCCTGCCTGGCCGACTACGGCTTGCGCACCACCGTCACGGGCCTGCTCGGACGCGACGACGCGCAGCTCTTCGACGCGTTGTTCGCGAGCAAACGCATCGACGACCGCTTCGTGCGGGTAGCCGGCCGGCCGCGGATCAACGTCAAGCTGGTCGATCTCGCGCATGGGCAGACCACCGACATCAATCTCGCCAGCGCCACGCCGGCCGATGCCGATCTGCTGGCCCTGGAGCAGGCGGTGCTGCGGCTCGCCGCGCCCGGGCGCTGGTTCGTGCTGGCGGGCAGTCTGCCGCCCGGCGTCGATCCCGGTTTCTACCGGCGGCTGACCCGGACGCTGCGCCAGGCGGGCGCACGCGTCGCCCTGGATACCAGCGGCGCCCCGCTCACGGCGAGTCTGGCGCCCGGGCTCGTGCCGGCCGACGACGCGGCGTCCCTGCCGGACCTGATCAAACCGAACCGCGCCGAACTCGAAAAGCTGGTGGGCCGCGCGCTGCCTGACCGAACGGCGCTCGAGGGCGCGGCCGCGGCGCTGCTGGCGCGCGGCGTGGCCTGCGTCGTGGTCTCGCTCGGCGAGGACGGCGCGTTCGGCCTGCAGGCGACGCCGGCGTTGAATATGCCGGACGCGACGCCGCATTCGACGCCTGCCCCCACGCCGCAACCGGCGACGCTGGCGTACGCCGGGTTCCGGGCGTCGCCGCTGCGGGTACCGGTCACCAGCACCGTCGGTGCGGGCGACGCTTTCGTCGCCGGGCTGGTCGCCAGCCTGATCGAGGGGCGTGCCTGGCCCGAGTGCGGCCGGCGCGCCACGGCATTCGCCGCCGGCAAGCTGGCGCGCGTCGGGCCGCATCTGCCGTCCGCCGCCGCGCTCGACGCGCTGGCGCAGCAGGTTCATGTGGAGACATTCGTCGGCAGCGTGCAGCGCGCGCACGGCGAAGCATAA
- a CDS encoding PTS fructose transporter subunit IIC encodes MTHLAGIVLTSPSAATATTALVAAEALRRAATANGDTLVLEVRHGLGRHETLSAAQIAAAQGVFVAGDDDGDAAGVAGETRFAGRSIHRAPLEEAIRAPHAVLAAAAALGAGGITGVAASAGKTADTADMTHRAPAAAAALQIVAITSCPTGIAHTFMAAEGLVQGAKALGHEIHVETQGSVGAQNRLSEAQIARADLVVIAADTQVDKARFAGKRLYETGTKGAIGKGADLLRKAIVEARIDGAIAASGGGGAPQGASATATGDGGRGGTTSAAPRSRATADVYRHLMTGVSFMLPFIVAGGLLIALSFALGGIYAFDDAHKGTLAWSLFQIGAKSAFVLIVPVLSGYIAYSIADRPGIAPGMVGGMLASSLNAGFLGGIVSGFMAGYIALLISRKLPLPRNLQGLKPVLIIPLLSTLAVGLLMIYVVGTPVATALHALESWLKAMQTGSAVALGALLGAMMAFDMGGPVNKAAYAFSTGLLASSVYTPMAAVMAAGMTPPLGIALACWLFRSRFTLEEREAGNAAGVLGLAFISEGAIPFVARDPLRIIPACMIGSAIAGAISMGAGVELKVPHGGIFVLPIPNAVTHVGMYVVAIVAGTLATALAVGVVKRRQPIVAADAGTTTAATPLA; translated from the coding sequence ATGACCCATCTGGCAGGCATTGTTCTGACATCGCCGAGCGCCGCCACCGCGACGACGGCGCTGGTCGCCGCCGAGGCGCTGCGTCGCGCCGCGACGGCGAACGGCGATACCCTGGTACTGGAAGTACGGCATGGCCTGGGCCGGCACGAGACCCTGAGCGCCGCGCAGATCGCCGCCGCGCAGGGCGTGTTCGTGGCCGGCGACGACGACGGCGACGCAGCTGGCGTCGCGGGCGAAACACGTTTCGCCGGCCGTTCGATCCATCGCGCGCCGCTCGAAGAGGCGATCCGCGCGCCGCACGCGGTGCTGGCGGCCGCCGCCGCCCTGGGCGCGGGCGGGATAACCGGCGTTGCCGCAAGCGCCGGTAAGACGGCGGACACGGCGGACATGACACACCGTGCGCCGGCCGCCGCCGCGGCGCTGCAGATCGTGGCGATCACCTCCTGTCCGACGGGCATCGCGCACACCTTCATGGCGGCGGAGGGCCTGGTGCAGGGCGCGAAAGCGCTCGGGCACGAGATCCACGTCGAGACACAGGGCTCGGTCGGCGCGCAGAACCGCCTGAGCGAGGCGCAGATCGCCCGCGCGGACCTGGTGGTGATCGCCGCCGACACCCAGGTCGACAAGGCGCGTTTCGCCGGCAAGCGTTTGTACGAGACCGGCACCAAGGGCGCGATCGGCAAGGGCGCCGATCTGCTGCGCAAGGCGATCGTCGAGGCGCGTATCGATGGCGCGATAGCGGCCAGCGGCGGTGGCGGGGCACCGCAGGGCGCTTCCGCCACCGCCACCGGCGACGGCGGGCGCGGCGGCACGACGTCGGCCGCGCCGCGCTCGCGCGCCACCGCCGACGTGTACCGGCATCTGATGACGGGCGTCTCCTTCATGCTGCCCTTCATCGTGGCGGGCGGCCTGTTGATCGCCCTGTCGTTCGCACTCGGCGGCATCTACGCGTTCGACGACGCGCACAAGGGCACGCTGGCCTGGTCGCTGTTCCAGATCGGCGCGAAATCCGCATTCGTGCTCATCGTGCCGGTGCTCTCCGGCTATATCGCCTATTCGATCGCGGACCGGCCGGGCATCGCGCCCGGCATGGTGGGCGGCATGCTGGCGTCCAGCCTGAACGCCGGGTTTCTCGGCGGCATCGTCTCGGGTTTCATGGCCGGCTACATCGCCCTGCTGATCAGCCGCAAGCTGCCCTTGCCGCGCAATCTCCAGGGCCTGAAGCCGGTGCTGATCATTCCGCTGCTGTCGACGCTGGCGGTCGGCCTGCTGATGATCTATGTGGTGGGCACGCCGGTGGCGACCGCCCTGCATGCGCTGGAAAGCTGGCTCAAGGCGATGCAGACCGGCAGCGCGGTGGCGCTGGGCGCGCTGCTCGGCGCGATGATGGCCTTCGACATGGGGGGGCCGGTCAACAAGGCCGCCTATGCGTTCAGTACCGGCCTGCTCGCGAGTTCGGTCTACACGCCGATGGCCGCGGTGATGGCTGCGGGCATGACGCCGCCGCTCGGCATTGCGCTCGCCTGCTGGCTGTTCCGCAGCCGTTTCACGCTGGAGGAGCGCGAGGCGGGCAATGCGGCGGGGGTGCTCGGTCTGGCCTTCATCAGCGAAGGCGCGATTCCCTTCGTCGCGCGCGACCCGCTGCGCATCATTCCGGCCTGCATGATCGGGTCGGCGATCGCCGGTGCGATCTCGATGGGTGCCGGTGTCGAGCTGAAGGTGCCGCATGGCGGCATTTTCGTGCTGCCGATTCCGAATGCGGTCACTCATGTAGGCATGTACGTGGTCGCGATCGTCGCCGGTACGCTCGCGACGGCGCTCGCGGTGGGCGTGGTCAAGCGCCGGCAGCCGATCGTCGCGGCCGATGCCGGCACGACCACCGCGGCAACGCCCCTCGCCTGA
- a CDS encoding glycosyltransferase, whose protein sequence is MAAVVACLSFMIWTVLFFFRGGFWKVRLPASDATLPAGQGWPAVVAVVPARNEVDVIGPAVRSLLSQRYAGALSVIVVDDHSDDGTAAAARAAAAALGGDAPARLHVVHARDLPGGWSGKVWAQAEGIAAQATLLPGAEWIWLTDADITHPADGLGTLLARALREGLDMTSLMVRLRCASRAERLLIPAFVFFFAKLYPFSWIADRRRRTAGAAGGCILLRRSALERIGGLAAIKGALIDDCSLAAEIKKGGAVRLDLADDARSIRPYDGWPDIWRMIARTAYTQLHYSPWLLLGACAGMVLTYLAPPVLTLAGAIAGAWWTLPALAAWGMMLLSYRPMLRYYRQPAWQALLLPGVAAFYLAATFDSGRRHWLGRGGEWKGRAQANNVNHTGKADAK, encoded by the coding sequence ATGGCCGCGGTAGTGGCGTGTCTGTCGTTCATGATCTGGACGGTTCTGTTTTTCTTCCGGGGCGGGTTCTGGAAGGTGCGCCTGCCTGCGTCGGACGCGACGCTGCCCGCGGGGCAGGGCTGGCCCGCGGTCGTCGCGGTCGTGCCGGCGCGCAACGAGGTCGACGTGATCGGCCCGGCGGTACGTTCGCTACTCTCGCAGCGCTATGCCGGCGCACTGTCCGTGATCGTCGTCGATGACCATAGCGACGATGGCACGGCGGCCGCCGCGCGCGCCGCGGCCGCCGCCCTGGGGGGCGACGCCCCGGCCCGGCTGCATGTGGTGCACGCCCGCGACCTGCCCGGCGGCTGGAGCGGCAAAGTCTGGGCCCAGGCCGAAGGCATCGCCGCGCAGGCGACGCTGCTGCCGGGCGCCGAATGGATCTGGCTGACCGATGCGGATATCACCCATCCCGCCGACGGGCTCGGCACGCTGCTGGCACGGGCGCTGCGCGAGGGCCTCGACATGACCTCGCTGATGGTGCGTTTGCGCTGCGCGTCGCGCGCCGAGCGGCTGCTGATCCCGGCTTTCGTGTTCTTTTTCGCCAAGCTCTACCCGTTTTCCTGGATCGCGGACCGGCGGCGCCGAACCGCCGGCGCCGCCGGGGGCTGCATCCTGTTGCGCCGCTCCGCGCTCGAGCGCATCGGTGGCCTGGCCGCGATCAAGGGCGCGCTGATCGACGACTGCTCGCTGGCCGCCGAGATCAAGAAGGGAGGAGCCGTCCGCCTCGATCTCGCCGACGATGCCAGGTCGATCCGGCCGTACGACGGCTGGCCGGACATCTGGCGTATGATCGCGCGGACCGCCTACACACAGTTGCACTACTCGCCCTGGCTGCTGCTGGGCGCGTGCGCCGGCATGGTGCTGACCTATCTGGCGCCGCCCGTGCTGACGCTCGCGGGAGCGATCGCGGGTGCGTGGTGGACGCTGCCCGCCCTCGCCGCCTGGGGCATGATGCTGCTCAGCTACCGGCCGATGCTGCGTTATTACCGGCAACCGGCCTGGCAGGCGCTACTGTTGCCGGGTGTGGCCGCCTTCTATCTGGCGGCAACGTTCGACTCGGGGCGCCGTCACTGGCTGGGCCGGGGCGGCGAGTGGAAAGGGCGCGCGCAGGCGAACAATGTGAATCACACCGGAAAGGCGGACGCAAAATGA
- a CDS encoding PsiF family protein — MKNTRAIDRRPLLTMLYGLGVAIAMLVTALPVHAQGAPSRMAECNHQSAGKSGADRKAFMHDCLSNKPAPPPSRQDKMRMCNHDATGRKGDDRKAFMKDCLSNH, encoded by the coding sequence ATGAAAAATACGCGCGCAATCGACCGCCGGCCCCTGCTCACCATGCTGTATGGCTTGGGTGTCGCCATCGCGATGCTGGTGACGGCACTGCCGGTGCATGCGCAAGGCGCGCCGTCGCGCATGGCCGAGTGCAACCATCAGTCGGCGGGCAAGAGCGGTGCGGACCGCAAAGCCTTCATGCATGATTGTCTGTCGAACAAGCCCGCGCCGCCGCCCAGCCGCCAGGACAAGATGCGTATGTGCAACCACGACGCGACCGGCCGCAAAGGCGACGATCGCAAGGCCTTCATGAAGGATTGCCTGAGCAACCACTGA
- a CDS encoding DUF4148 domain-containing protein has translation MKKITIATLLFSTVIAVPAFAQDSQTLNAGGNIQKTRAEVRAELADAVRAGYAPQSANRRDTAFVYGTTVRAHAVSRSVSSIPVANDTAD, from the coding sequence ATGAAAAAGATCACCATCGCCACGCTGCTGTTTTCCACCGTCATCGCCGTTCCGGCATTTGCCCAGGACAGCCAGACGCTGAACGCGGGCGGTAATATCCAGAAGACCCGCGCCGAGGTGCGGGCCGAACTGGCCGACGCGGTGCGGGCAGGCTACGCTCCGCAAAGCGCGAATCGCCGCGACACCGCTTTCGTCTATGGCACCACGGTGCGCGCCCATGCCGTATCGCGCTCGGTTTCGTCGATCCCGGTTGCGAACGATACGGCCGACTGA
- a CDS encoding site-specific recombinase produces MFRTLAATLKKWRASRNGGRQLIELLTHVEWQAPHGARHQWLIELVRWVRRGGLPDGKVDRRVSRPQHVRLRYLLRMLDQHPDWKRDVARLLRATLAEGDAISLLCDTGMPTRSGFWGALVERLQSSLIPPAPNTRSLSALVTLMFADADDGHVADEASWIDTIPAELLDALRNLLLYGMDDADTAARADERGAARRPRHEDEAEGGVTGAGGAGDFSHALLAAMHNLCYQIGSTGLSSAVRSRLSEARIQALPFYRLGPAMQSVEAAHAMREAQARESDVASRGVLDPTLEGAREGAAGRAEHMDAALRLLQEVNVLRALLDECHAAIRELYAHLDANGVSVEVVFQVERMRERLIRFERLLDAWMTTDDPASQAHLIADLIRATRARQSVGHLLRMNFALLARKMVESCAQTGGHYIARDRRQYRQMLWMASGGGAVTAVTVYFKFFITGSHMQPMVEGFLAGLNYAWSFVLMHFLHFTLATKQPAMTAPAIAQRLEAAGTPEGLEAFAAEVVALMRTQAAAIFGNLALVFPLCLLVQLAWFRLTGGHLITPEKARATLASFSLLGPTPLYAAMTGVLLWASSLLAGWAENWFALHRIGDVLNYNRRLRFVFGNAGAARVAHFWRHNFSGIVSNVALGLMLGLVPAVMTAFALPFEVRHVTLSTGSIAVALGVLGPKVLHESVLWWAVAGTAAMAMLNVAVSFTLAFQMALRSRTSLPVDKRDIYRSVGRRLLAHPLELLFPAAASKPGQGLSSREG; encoded by the coding sequence ATGTTTCGAACTCTCGCAGCAACGCTGAAAAAATGGCGCGCCTCCCGCAACGGCGGGCGCCAACTCATTGAACTACTGACGCATGTCGAGTGGCAGGCGCCGCATGGCGCCCGCCACCAATGGCTGATCGAACTGGTCCGCTGGGTGCGCCGCGGCGGCCTGCCGGACGGCAAGGTCGACCGGCGCGTTTCCCGGCCCCAGCATGTGCGTTTGCGCTACCTGTTGCGCATGCTCGACCAGCACCCTGACTGGAAGCGCGACGTGGCGCGGCTGCTGCGCGCCACGCTGGCCGAGGGCGACGCGATTTCGCTGCTGTGCGATACCGGCATGCCGACCCGCTCGGGGTTCTGGGGGGCGCTGGTCGAGCGCCTGCAGTCGTCGCTGATCCCGCCGGCACCCAACACGCGCAGTCTGTCGGCGCTGGTAACGCTGATGTTCGCGGATGCGGACGATGGCCATGTCGCCGACGAAGCGAGCTGGATCGACACGATTCCGGCCGAGTTGCTCGACGCCCTGCGCAACCTGTTGCTCTACGGCATGGACGACGCCGATACCGCCGCCCGCGCCGACGAGCGCGGCGCGGCGCGGCGTCCACGGCACGAAGACGAGGCCGAGGGGGGCGTGACGGGCGCCGGCGGCGCCGGCGACTTCTCGCACGCCCTGCTCGCGGCCATGCACAACCTGTGTTATCAGATCGGTTCCACTGGCCTGTCCTCGGCGGTCCGCTCGCGCTTGTCCGAGGCGCGCATCCAGGCGCTGCCGTTCTATCGTCTTGGTCCGGCGATGCAAAGCGTCGAGGCGGCGCATGCGATGCGCGAGGCGCAGGCGCGCGAGTCCGACGTCGCGTCGCGCGGGGTGCTGGACCCGACGCTGGAGGGTGCCCGGGAGGGTGCTGCCGGGAGGGCGGAGCACATGGATGCCGCGCTCCGCCTGCTGCAGGAAGTGAATGTGCTGCGCGCGCTGCTGGACGAATGCCACGCGGCGATCCGCGAGCTGTATGCGCATCTGGATGCGAACGGCGTCAGCGTCGAGGTGGTGTTCCAGGTCGAACGGATGCGCGAACGCCTGATCCGTTTCGAACGCCTGCTCGATGCCTGGATGACGACCGACGACCCCGCATCGCAAGCCCATCTGATCGCCGACCTGATACGTGCCACCCGCGCCCGGCAAAGCGTCGGGCACCTGCTGCGGATGAATTTCGCGTTGCTGGCGCGCAAGATGGTCGAAAGTTGCGCGCAGACCGGCGGGCACTACATCGCGCGCGACCGCCGGCAGTATCGCCAGATGCTGTGGATGGCGTCCGGCGGCGGCGCGGTGACCGCGGTCACGGTGTACTTCAAGTTCTTCATCACCGGCTCGCACATGCAGCCCATGGTCGAGGGCTTCCTCGCCGGGCTGAACTACGCGTGGAGCTTCGTGCTGATGCATTTCCTGCATTTCACGCTGGCGACCAAGCAGCCGGCGATGACCGCGCCGGCCATCGCGCAACGTCTGGAAGCCGCCGGGACACCCGAGGGTCTGGAAGCGTTTGCCGCCGAGGTGGTGGCGTTGATGCGCACCCAGGCCGCGGCGATCTTCGGCAACCTGGCGCTGGTTTTTCCGCTCTGCCTGCTGGTGCAACTGGCATGGTTCCGCCTCACGGGCGGCCACCTGATCACGCCCGAAAAGGCGCGCGCCACGCTCGCGTCGTTCTCGCTGCTGGGTCCCACGCCGCTTTACGCAGCCATGACCGGCGTGCTGCTCTGGGCGTCGAGTCTGCTCGCCGGCTGGGCGGAGAACTGGTTTGCCCTGCACCGGATCGGCGACGTGCTGAACTACAACCGTCGCCTGCGTTTCGTGTTCGGCAATGCGGGCGCGGCGCGGGTCGCGCATTTCTGGCGGCATAATTTCTCGGGCATCGTCAGCAATGTCGCGCTCGGGCTGATGCTCGGGCTCGTGCCGGCCGTGATGACCGCGTTCGCGCTGCCGTTCGAAGTCCGGCACGTGACGCTCTCGACCGGGTCGATCGCCGTGGCGCTTGGCGTATTGGGCCCCAAGGTGCTGCACGAAAGCGTACTCTGGTGGGCCGTGGCGGGCACGGCGGCGATGGCCATGCTGAATGTGGCGGTCAGTTTCACGCTGGCGTTCCAGATGGCGCTGCGCTCGCGTACCTCGCTGCCGGTGGACAAGCGGGACATCTATCGCAGCGTGGGGCGCCGTCTGCTGGCGCATCCGCTGGAACTGCTGTTTCCGGCAGCGGCCTCCAAGCCGGGGCAGGGGCTGTCGAGCCGGGAAGGCTAG
- a CDS encoding LysR family transcriptional regulator, giving the protein MDLIHAMRVFTRVAEAESFTRAAQQLDVSVPVVTRSIASLESHLDIRLFNRTTRRVALTDAGQSYLEGCRAVLDQIDDIETSVARASSETRGALRVVSSAGFALMRLAPVFASYRERFPGIALQVTLMDRPVDLVDEGYDVGIVADHMVKSETLVMRALDTLTRIPVAAPAYLARAGIPREPRDLEAHAFLAPSNDMRSHLWQFVDGDTASRVHLTPVFSSNSPMMLHGAALEGMGFSILPQALVEHDLKSGKLQRLVAPAIVNDGDVSLFLVYPSRRFVNRRVRTFIDHVAEMFRQNA; this is encoded by the coding sequence ATGGATCTGATTCACGCGATGCGGGTCTTCACGCGGGTGGCGGAAGCGGAAAGCTTCACGCGCGCCGCGCAGCAGCTGGATGTCTCGGTGCCGGTCGTCACGCGCAGCATCGCCAGCCTCGAATCGCATCTCGATATCCGCCTTTTCAATCGCACGACGCGGCGGGTTGCGCTGACCGATGCCGGGCAGTCCTATCTCGAAGGCTGTCGCGCGGTGCTCGACCAGATCGACGATATCGAGACGAGCGTCGCGCGCGCCTCGAGCGAGACCCGGGGCGCGCTGCGCGTGGTGTCGTCGGCCGGGTTCGCGTTGATGCGGCTCGCGCCGGTTTTCGCGTCCTATCGGGAGCGGTTTCCGGGAATCGCCCTGCAGGTCACGTTGATGGACCGCCCCGTGGACCTCGTCGACGAGGGCTACGATGTGGGCATCGTCGCCGATCATATGGTGAAATCCGAAACGCTGGTCATGCGGGCACTCGACACGCTGACGCGCATCCCGGTCGCCGCGCCTGCCTACCTGGCGCGGGCGGGCATTCCCCGGGAGCCGCGCGATCTCGAGGCGCATGCCTTTCTCGCGCCCAGCAACGACATGCGCAGCCACCTGTGGCAATTCGTCGACGGCGACACCGCGTCGCGCGTGCACCTGACCCCGGTATTCTCATCGAATTCGCCGATGATGCTGCACGGCGCGGCGCTCGAAGGCATGGGCTTCTCGATCCTCCCGCAGGCCCTGGTCGAACACGACCTGAAAAGCGGCAAGCTGCAACGCCTGGTGGCGCCCGCCATCGTCAACGACGGCGACGTTTCGCTCTTCCTGGTCTACCCCAGCCGCCGTTTCGTCAATCGGCGCGTGCGGACCTTCATCGACCACGTCGCGGAAATGTTCCGGCAAAACGCCTGA